In the Chlorobium limicola DSM 245 genome, one interval contains:
- a CDS encoding DMT family transporter, translating into MHWFYLITAIISEVVATTALKATDSFTRLWPSLLVVAGYSSSFYFLSLTLRYFPVGIVYAIWSGVGVALVTLAGWFFYHQGLDAGAIAGIVLIVIGVLVLNLFSKTVLH; encoded by the coding sequence ATGCACTGGTTCTATCTCATTACGGCAATAATCTCCGAAGTTGTTGCCACCACGGCACTCAAAGCGACCGACAGCTTTACACGATTATGGCCGTCGCTGCTCGTGGTTGCCGGTTATTCTTCCTCGTTTTATTTCCTTTCTCTCACCTTGCGATATTTCCCGGTCGGGATCGTGTATGCTATCTGGTCGGGGGTCGGTGTTGCGCTCGTCACGCTTGCCGGCTGGTTTTTTTATCATCAGGGACTCGATGCCGGAGCTATAGCCGGGATAGTCCTGATCGTCATCGGTGTGCTTGTACTCAATCTTTTTTCAAAGACGGTACTTCACTGA
- a CDS encoding DUF5671 domain-containing protein — protein sequence MEKTNSELYAFVGKALASGISRTAIRNALIQAGWQNDQIERALADYAELDFPIPVPKPKPYLSAREAFFYLLLFATLYISAFNLGNLLFAFIEKALPDPAYNEISGIWNNERIRSSVSSLIVAFPVFLFLTMKISRELLSTPSGRASGIRRWLTYITLFIAAGIIIGDLISLLYRFLGGELTLRFILKSLVAGTIAGTLFVYYLGGLRQEERQP from the coding sequence ATGGAAAAAACAAACAGCGAACTTTACGCATTTGTAGGCAAGGCCCTTGCCTCCGGAATATCGCGAACCGCAATCAGGAATGCCCTGATACAGGCCGGTTGGCAAAATGACCAGATAGAGCGGGCACTGGCGGACTATGCAGAACTGGACTTCCCGATTCCGGTTCCAAAACCGAAACCGTATCTTTCAGCCCGTGAAGCGTTTTTCTATCTTCTGCTTTTTGCAACCCTCTATATCTCTGCATTCAACTTAGGTAATCTGCTCTTCGCATTTATCGAGAAAGCTCTTCCCGATCCCGCTTACAACGAAATTTCAGGAATCTGGAACAACGAAAGAATCAGAAGCTCCGTTTCTTCTTTGATCGTTGCATTCCCGGTTTTTCTTTTCCTGACGATGAAAATCAGCCGGGAACTGCTCAGCACTCCGTCAGGCAGGGCGTCGGGAATCCGGCGATGGCTTACCTATATCACCCTGTTCATCGCGGCAGGCATCATCATCGGCGACCTCATTTCGCTTCTGTATCGTTTTCTGGGAGGAGAACTGACCCTTCGATTCATCCTGAAATCGCTTGTTGCGGGGACGATTGCAGGAACACTCTTCGTTTATTATCTCGGTGGATTGCGACAGGAGGAACGTCAGCCATGA